One Sulfolobus sp. S-194 DNA segment encodes these proteins:
- a CDS encoding HEPN domain-containing protein, whose translation MEFLKRNALDFLNYAKLLLHDNKYNLALFSLEQALQLGLKYYISMLTGSFPKTHDVVDLLKKIIELTRNKKLKEILDSEISTLDLLKQAYIASMYLPTTYDKEAVEKTLNVVEAILNELGIS comes from the coding sequence ATGGAGTTTTTAAAACGTAACGCCTTAGATTTCCTAAATTACGCTAAGCTTCTATTGCATGACAACAAATATAACTTAGCGTTATTCTCTTTAGAGCAAGCGTTACAACTCGGATTAAAATATTACATTTCAATGTTAACCGGTTCTTTCCCAAAAACGCATGACGTAGTAGATTTGCTGAAAAAGATTATAGAACTTACTAGAAATAAAAAGCTAAAAGAAATCTTAGATTCAGAAATCTCGACATTAGATTTGTTAAAACAAGCTTATATTGCTTCTATGTATTTGCCCACTACTTATGATAAAGAAGCCGTGGAAAAAACTTTAAATGTAGTAGAGGCGATATTGAATGAACTGGGAATATCTTAA
- a CDS encoding TetR/AcrR family transcriptional regulator — translation MRQRNEEATREKILQAAIEVFAEEDFFKASVDEISKKAGVSKGIIFWHFKTKDQLILEVAKKSIPLDIVEDCIANGGEILECIGTKYLEKYDNPTMRKLFLHTLSAMNLYKELSENIRELCDSVVRKISLKIFNSEDAENLIRIRSFFGGLLCYIINPPNIDKKIYVYTLIKNVKTK, via the coding sequence ATGAGACAAAGAAATGAAGAAGCAACAAGAGAAAAAATATTGCAAGCTGCTATTGAAGTGTTTGCAGAAGAGGATTTCTTTAAAGCTTCAGTTGATGAAATAAGTAAAAAAGCCGGTGTATCAAAAGGTATAATTTTCTGGCACTTCAAAACTAAGGATCAGCTAATTTTAGAGGTAGCAAAAAAGAGCATTCCATTGGATATAGTTGAAGATTGCATTGCAAATGGAGGAGAAATTTTAGAATGTATAGGAACTAAGTACTTAGAAAAATATGATAATCCTACAATGAGAAAGCTTTTCTTACATACTTTATCTGCAATGAACCTTTATAAGGAATTAAGTGAAAACATCAGAGAATTATGCGATTCAGTAGTAAGGAAAATAAGTTTAAAGATTTTTAATTCAGAAGATGCCGAGAACCTCATTAGGATTAGATCCTTCTTTGGAGGACTTCTTTGCTACATAATAAATCCTCCTAATATAGATAAAAAAATTTATGTCTATACTCTAATTAAAAATGTTAAAACAAAGTAA
- a CDS encoding HEPN domain-containing protein, with protein MWSKHYNYMLKLVIFELFGKEYEGHGIRELISYLSKLLKESEYEDLAKKINELIGEYRQQLIAIEDAYIDSGYENIEYESEDLKHLIEVTEIIVKFLEKVIKIVKLG; from the coding sequence ATGTGGAGCAAGCATTACAATTATATGTTAAAGCTAGTGATCTTTGAACTTTTCGGAAAGGAGTATGAAGGACATGGAATAAGAGAATTGATAAGCTATTTATCAAAGCTACTTAAGGAAAGCGAATATGAAGATTTAGCCAAAAAGATTAACGAATTAATTGGAGAATATAGGCAACAGTTGATAGCTATTGAGGATGCTTATATAGATTCTGGGTATGAGAATATCGAATATGAAAGTGAGGATTTAAAACACTTAATTGAAGTCACAGAAATTATAGTAAAATTCTTGGAGAAGGTGATAAAGATTGTCAAGTTGGGTTAA
- a CDS encoding nucleotidyltransferase domain-containing protein: MSSWVKFRFSHLRRWREYAEKIAKATADLEPDSEVYVIGGVAEDRITVLSDIDILILIKRKLNNKERKALREEILLRAMDAYELPFDAPVEIHIEDEEGAKRFFELSKKVIKIL; encoded by the coding sequence TTGTCAAGTTGGGTTAAGTTTAGGTTTTCTCACTTAAGGAGATGGAGAGAATACGCCGAAAAAATAGCAAAAGCCACTGCAGATTTAGAACCAGACTCAGAAGTTTATGTAATAGGTGGTGTTGCAGAAGATAGAATAACGGTTTTAAGCGATATTGATATACTAATACTAATAAAAAGAAAATTAAACAATAAGGAAAGAAAGGCGTTAAGAGAAGAAATATTGTTAAGAGCTATGGATGCATACGAACTACCTTTTGATGCACCAGTTGAAATTCATATAGAAGATGAAGAGGGAGCTAAAAGATTTTTTGAGTTATCAAAGAAAGTGATAAAAATATTGTAA
- a CDS encoding nucleotidyltransferase domain-containing protein has translation MNWEYLKRKWEERKEILKNARQYVKLIKEICVKKIDPECRVILFGSIARGNYRIDSDIDVLIITDKAKSVWDKANIEVIIERELNIGDPFEFHIINKNEYENWYKKFIDVYEEF, from the coding sequence ATGAACTGGGAATATCTTAAGAGAAAGTGGGAAGAGAGGAAAGAAATACTTAAAAACGCCAGACAATACGTGAAATTAATCAAAGAGATCTGTGTTAAAAAGATAGACCCGGAATGTAGGGTAATATTGTTTGGCTCTATAGCACGAGGAAATTATAGAATTGACAGTGACATAGATGTACTGATAATAACTGATAAGGCTAAAAGTGTATGGGATAAAGCTAATATTGAGGTAATTATCGAAAGGGAGTTAAATATAGGAGATCCTTTCGAGTTTCATATAATAAATAAAAATGAATATGAGAATTGGTACAAGAAATTCATTGACGTTTATGAGGAATTTTAG
- a CDS encoding FmdE family protein, which translates to MQSTRHEIPEWAFEFHGHRCPAMPLGYLAGKYALKLLGIDKEKDTGTYIFSETGDEHHQGCFDDGVQIATGCTYGKGNYKRLEYGKMAIVVYKPGKGAVRIRPKPEILDACSKFEFFKYRKSGVPASQVPRDVADEVINYVLSKDFDELFYYEFLKDFTYNPSKKTMTRIVCDNCGEPTYENYIKIFNGKKLCPRCYEIERNKR; encoded by the coding sequence ATGCAAAGCACAAGACACGAAATCCCTGAATGGGCATTCGAATTTCACGGACACAGATGTCCTGCAATGCCACTAGGATATCTGGCAGGCAAATACGCTCTAAAGTTATTAGGAATCGATAAAGAGAAAGATACTGGAACTTATATTTTTTCTGAAACTGGAGATGAACACCATCAAGGCTGTTTTGACGACGGAGTCCAAATAGCCACAGGTTGCACATACGGCAAGGGAAATTATAAGAGACTCGAATACGGTAAAATGGCTATAGTTGTTTATAAACCAGGCAAAGGCGCGGTAAGAATAAGACCTAAGCCTGAAATTCTTGATGCGTGCAGTAAATTTGAATTTTTTAAGTATAGAAAGTCCGGAGTACCAGCATCCCAAGTCCCCAGAGATGTTGCAGATGAGGTCATAAATTATGTTCTTTCTAAGGATTTTGATGAATTATTCTATTACGAATTTCTCAAGGACTTTACTTATAACCCTTCTAAGAAAACGATGACAAGAATAGTATGCGATAATTGCGGAGAGCCAACATACGAGAATTACATCAAAATATTTAATGGTAAGAAACTCTGTCCACGTTGTTATGAAATTGAAAGAAATAAGAGGTGA
- a CDS encoding HEPN domain-containing protein — translation MSGNRVRLLKKRALRFLDEAKRDLNEGYYDIGAFHVEQALQLYVKASDL, via the coding sequence GTGAGTGGAAATAGGGTTAGATTACTTAAAAAGAGAGCGTTACGCTTTTTAGATGAAGCAAAAAGAGATCTTAACGAAGGGTATTATGATATAGGTGCCTTTCATGTGGAGCAAGCATTACAATTATATGTTAAAGCTAGTGATCTTTGA
- a CDS encoding sulfite exporter TauE/SafE family protein, producing the protein MNTVFLTLIFILTWIISALFAIAGVGAANTLIPIYYSLGIPFSIAAAAGLLLNVFSLSTATVNNGKRGRVLWKLGTIFLIPAVIMAPIGAYIGINTPRKILLWIFVAFLGYTLYSLIKGKTKEEAGKFSGNIKGYLFGILVGAIAGFLGGLLGVGGGMIILPVLALIETDYKKVSATAGYIALFSSASGFTSYLFLLRGISYDLWIVILFGGILGGFTGSYLMNKMRTTLVKYTIMTIIVFVLVKVLVGLI; encoded by the coding sequence ATGAATACAGTTTTTTTAACATTAATATTTATTTTAACCTGGATAATATCTGCGTTGTTTGCAATAGCTGGAGTGGGAGCAGCTAATACGCTTATTCCTATTTATTACTCCTTAGGTATACCTTTCTCAATAGCTGCGGCAGCAGGACTTCTATTAAATGTATTCTCATTATCAACTGCCACAGTGAATAATGGAAAGAGAGGAAGAGTTCTATGGAAATTGGGTACGATCTTTCTTATTCCAGCCGTCATTATGGCACCTATTGGTGCTTATATCGGTATTAATACGCCAAGAAAGATATTGTTATGGATTTTTGTAGCGTTCTTGGGATATACATTATATAGTTTAATAAAAGGAAAGACAAAAGAAGAAGCTGGTAAGTTCTCTGGAAATATCAAGGGATATTTATTTGGTATACTAGTCGGAGCTATAGCTGGATTTCTTGGTGGCTTGCTTGGAGTAGGAGGTGGAATGATAATTTTACCAGTTTTAGCACTTATTGAGACAGATTATAAAAAGGTATCTGCTACAGCGGGTTATATTGCACTATTCAGTTCTGCAAGTGGTTTTACTAGCTATTTATTCCTCTTGAGAGGGATCAGTTATGACTTATGGATAGTGATATTATTTGGTGGAATTCTGGGAGGGTTCACTGGATCTTATTTAATGAATAAGATGAGGACTACACTAGTAAAATATACAATAATGACGATAATAGTGTTTGTACTAGTAAAAGTACTAGTGGGATTAATCTAA